Within Actinoplanes sp. L3-i22, the genomic segment GACCGCCCGCAACGCCGCCACCAGCAGCTCCCGCTGGAGCCGGGTGAGCGGGGGCAGGTCGGCCGGCGTCCGGCGCCAGCGGGACTCCGGGCGGCGGCGCAGCGAGCCCAGGCCGGTGCACGGCGCGTCGACCAGGACCCGGTCGAACGCCTCCTCCGGCAGGTCCGGGTCGCGGCCCACCGAGCGGCCGTCCATCGGGAAGACCGTCACCGGCATGCCCTCGGTGGCCTGCTCGACCAGGCGGGCCCGGTGCTCGGCGACCTCGACCGCGGTCACCTCGGCGCCGCGGCCGGCGGCGATCGCGCCCATCAGGCCGGTCTTGCCGCCCGGGCCGGCGCACAGGTCCAGCCAGCGGGTGTCGCGGCCCTCGATCGGGGCGGCCAGCAGCGCCGCCGCGACCAGCTGGGAGCCCTCGTCCTGGACGTGGGCGCGGCCGTCCCGGATGGCGGCCAGGTCACGCGGGGCGCCGCCGTTCAGGTACACCGCGTACGGCGAGAACGCCCCCGGGGTGCCGTCGACCTCGTCGGCCAGATCGACCGCGTCGACCCGGCCCGGGCGCGCGCACAGGTGCACGGCCGGCGGCTGGTTGTCCTCGATCAGCAGCCGGGCGGTCTCGTCCAGGTCGCCGCCGAGCGCCTCGCTGAACGCGCGGACGATCCACTGCGGGTGGTGGTGCATGACCGCGAGGTTGCCGACCGGGTCGGACTCGTAGCCCGGGGCGACCCGTTCCAGCCACGCCTCCAGCGGGGTCTCGGAGATCGTGCGCATCACCGCGTTCGCGAAGCCGGCGGCGCCGGGCGCGACCGAGCGGACCAGGTCGACGGTCTGGTTGACCGCGGCGTGCGACGGCACCCGGGTGTAGAGCAGCTGGTAGGCGCCGAGCCGCAGGGCGTCGCGGGCCGGCGGGTCGATCCGGGCCACCTCGCGGCCGGCGGCCGCGGCGACGATCAGGTCGAGGGTGCCGAGGGCCCGCAGCGTCCCGTAGGTCAGCTCGGTGGCGAACGCCGCGTCCCGCCCGGACAGGCCCATCCCGCTGAGGATGTCGCCGAGGACCAGGTTCGCGTACGCGTCGTCCCGGTGCACCGCGGCGATCGTCTCGTACGCCGCCTGACGTGCCGGGTCGGACGGCGGCCGGCCGGCCCGCGGCGCCCGCCCGCTGCGGTCGTCCCGCGAGTGTCCCGGCCCGGACGGCCGTCGCGGGCCGGCGCCGTGCGGCCGTGAAGCCCTGTGCTCAGTCACGCGAGCTTCTCCCCTGCTTCAATTCGCAATCCGCGCGCCCAGTCGGCCGCGGCCATCGGTTTCTTGCCCGCCGCGCGGACCTCGCCCAGCTGCACCGGGGTGGTGGCCGTGCCGGCCAGCACCTGGGTGCGCTCCACCCGCAGCTCGCCCGGCTGCAGGTGCGGTGCGTTGGCGATCGGCCGGACCGGGCCCAGCTTGAGCCGGTCGTCGCGCAGCGTCGTCCACGCGCCCGGCGCCGGCGTGCACGCCCGGATCCGCCGGTCGACCGCGAACGCCGGGTCGGTCCAGCGGACCCGCGCGTCCTCGGCGGTGAGTTTCGGGGCCAGGCTGATCCCGTCGTGCGGCTGCGGGTGCGCCCGGGCGGTGCCCGCCTCGATCGCGTCGAGCACCGCGACGAGCAGGCCGGCGCCCTCGTGGGCGAGCCGTTCCAGCAGGTCCCCGGAGGTGTCGTTGAACCGGATCTGGTCGGTGACGGTGCCGTAGACCGGACCGGTGTCCAGCCCGGCCTCCAGCTCGAAGACGCTGGCCCCGGTCACCTCGTCGCCGTGCAGGACGGCGTGCTGCACCGGCGCCGCGCCGCGCCAGGCGGGCAGCAGCGAGAAGTGCAGGTTCACCCAGCCGTGCGTCGGGATCTCCAGCGCGGTGGGCGGCACCAGCGCGCCGTACGCCACCACCGGCACACAGTCCGGCGCGAGCTCGCGCAGCCGCTGCTGGAACTCGGGCTCGCGCGGCCGTTCCGGGGTGAGCACCTCGATGCCGCGCTCGTCGGCCCACGCGCCGGCGGGCGAGCGGAGCAGGCGGCGGCCCCGGCCGGCCGGGGCGTCCGGACGGGTCACCACGGCGACCAGCTCGTGCCCGGACGCGGCGATCGCGTCCAGGCTGGGCAGCGCCACCTCGGGCGTGCCGGCGAAGATCAGGCGCATCGGATCACCGGCCCAGGCCGAAGATGCCCCGGCTGTGCGGGCTCTCCTTGATCGTCGGGGGCTTGGCGGCGTCGTACCACTCGGCGGAGCGGATCTGCTTCATCGCGTCCTTGCGGGCCGCGGAGTCCAGCCGGTCCAGGAAGAGCACGCCGTCCAGGTGGTCGGTCTCGTGCTGCACGCAGCGGGCCATCAGGCCGGTGCCGACCAGCTGGATCGGGTCGCCGTGCTCGTTGAAGCCGTTCGCCACCACGTTCTGCCGGCGCTTGGTGTCGATGTAGATGCCGGGGATGGAGAGGCAGCCCTCCGGGCCGTCCTGCTCCTCCTCGTCCGGGAACGAGAGCACCGGGTTGACGATGTGCCCGACCACGTCGTCGACGTCGAAGGTGAACACGCGCAGACCGACGCCGAGCTGCGGGGCGGCCAGGCCGGCGCCGCCCTCGTCCAGCATCGTGTCGGTCAGGTCCTTGACCAGTTTGCGCAGTTCCTTGTCGAAGTCGACGACCGTGTCGGCCTCAGTGCGCAGCACCGGGTCACCGAAGAGACGGATGGGCTGGACGGTCACTCGGCGGAACTCCTAGTGCTGTGGGAAAAACGGCTGCCGAACAGTCTACGGACCTAGAACAGTTCGGCCGGGTCCACCTGCACGCGGACCGCGACGGCGGCCTTGCGGGCACTGCGCACCCCGGCCGCCACGTGCAGCGCGTGGGCCAGGGCGGGCAGCTGGGACCGGGAGACCCGCAGCAGCATCCGCTCCTGCTCGTCGCCGGCCGGGACCGGGCCGAGCTGCTCGGTCCCCTCGGGCAGGTCGGCGATCGTCAGCAGCTCGCTGACGGCCGGGGCCGGACCGGTGACGCTGGCCATCCGGGCGGCCGGCGGGAAGCCCAACTCGCGGCGTTCGGCCAGCTCACGGGCGGCGAACCAGCCCGGGTCCCAGCGCAGCAGGGCCTGCACCGGGGCGAGCGAGCCGTCCGCCACCACGATCACCTTGCCGCCGTCGGGCCCCGACCGGGCCAGCGCCGATGCGTTCAGCCAGCGGCGCATGGTCTCCTCGGCGGCCCGCAGGTCGGCCCGGCTGAGCAGCGCCCAGGTGTCCAGCAGGAGCACCGCGCCGAAGCCGCCCTCGGCCACCGGCTCGGCGCCCGGGGTGGCCACGACGATGGATGCCGCACCGGGAACCGTGTCCAAGATCTCGTCCCGCCCGGAGGTGCGCACCGGCACCCCGGGGAACGCCCGCCCCAGCTCCTCGGCGGTGCGCCGGGCGCCGACCACCGACGCGCGCAGCCGCTGCCCACCACAGGCGGGGCAGGCGTAGGCCGGGAAGTTCCGCCCGCACCAGTGGCAGACCGGCACGTCCCGCGCGCCGTGCAGGCCGAGCGGACCGGAGCACTCCGGGCAGCGCGCCGGGGTGCGGCACTCGGCGCAGGCCACCGACGGCAGGTAGCCCCGGCGCGGCACCTGGACCAGCACCGGGTGGCCGGCCTGCAGCGCCTGCTTGGCGGTCAGCCAGGCCAGGCTGGGCAGCCGGGCGGTGGTCGC encodes:
- a CDS encoding RsmB/NOP family class I SAM-dependent RNA methyltransferase, encoding MTEHRASRPHGAGPRRPSGPGHSRDDRSGRAPRAGRPPSDPARQAAYETIAAVHRDDAYANLVLGDILSGMGLSGRDAAFATELTYGTLRALGTLDLIVAAAAGREVARIDPPARDALRLGAYQLLYTRVPSHAAVNQTVDLVRSVAPGAAGFANAVMRTISETPLEAWLERVAPGYESDPVGNLAVMHHHPQWIVRAFSEALGGDLDETARLLIEDNQPPAVHLCARPGRVDAVDLADEVDGTPGAFSPYAVYLNGGAPRDLAAIRDGRAHVQDEGSQLVAAALLAAPIEGRDTRWLDLCAGPGGKTGLMGAIAAGRGAEVTAVEVAEHRARLVEQATEGMPVTVFPMDGRSVGRDPDLPEEAFDRVLVDAPCTGLGSLRRRPESRWRRTPADLPPLTRLQRELLVAALRAVRPGGVVAYVTCSPHMVETQVTVSEGARRSGVEVDFVDARPLLPPGMPGLGAGPTVQLWPHRHGTDAMFLAVLRRTS
- the fmt gene encoding methionyl-tRNA formyltransferase: MRLIFAGTPEVALPSLDAIAASGHELVAVVTRPDAPAGRGRRLLRSPAGAWADERGIEVLTPERPREPEFQQRLRELAPDCVPVVAYGALVPPTALEIPTHGWVNLHFSLLPAWRGAAPVQHAVLHGDEVTGASVFELEAGLDTGPVYGTVTDQIRFNDTSGDLLERLAHEGAGLLVAVLDAIEAGTARAHPQPHDGISLAPKLTAEDARVRWTDPAFAVDRRIRACTPAPGAWTTLRDDRLKLGPVRPIANAPHLQPGELRVERTQVLAGTATTPVQLGEVRAAGKKPMAAADWARGLRIEAGEKLA
- the def gene encoding peptide deformylase, translated to MTVQPIRLFGDPVLRTEADTVVDFDKELRKLVKDLTDTMLDEGGAGLAAPQLGVGLRVFTFDVDDVVGHIVNPVLSFPDEEEQDGPEGCLSIPGIYIDTKRRQNVVANGFNEHGDPIQLVGTGLMARCVQHETDHLDGVLFLDRLDSAARKDAMKQIRSAEWYDAAKPPTIKESPHSRGIFGLGR